A genomic window from Chaetodon trifascialis isolate fChaTrf1 chromosome 22, fChaTrf1.hap1, whole genome shotgun sequence includes:
- the sbf1 gene encoding myotubularin-related protein 5 isoform X4: MARLADYFLVVGYDLDKRVEGEGQGRILQRFPEKDWEDSPFPQGIELFCQPSGWQLVPERQPASFFVAVLTDINSDRHYCACFTFWEGLDNSQLPKAETSEVDEVYEEPAVVQPAQVFAPKSLVLVSRLDYTEVFRNCLGLIYTVHVDGLSVPLETVIGNLLTCVIPIAGGSQRTITLGAGDRQVIQTPIDDSLPVSGSSVAQLFRQLGIVNVLYLFCAALTEHKILFLSSSYQRLTDACRGLLAIMFPLKYSFTYVPILPGKLLEVLSTPTPFIIGVNSFFRSETQELLDVIIADLDGGTVTIPECVHISLLPEPLLQQTQTALSMVLDPELEVADHAFPPTSTQPSALKIQDKEIRAVFLWLFARLFQGYRWCLHIIRIHPDPVIRFHKAAFLCQRALTEDDFLMKVLDGMAFAGFVSERGPPYRATDLFDDLVANHVERIRQEEACPHKVMNHVKELAEKLFKNENPYPSVAMHKVQRPSENSQNTAQNQTPFPGLDDVAVQLFIDHAAAKLKTAPPVVKAEVKGMVPSGPPLGDIVDRNGNVMANSARRLEVVRNCITYIFENKMLEAKKLMPAVLRALKGRAARVCLTQELNQHVLQNRAVLDDQQFDYIVRMMNCTLQDCSHIDEHGIAAALLPLVTAFCRKLGAGITQFAYSCVQEHMVWTTMQFWEAMFYSDVQNHIRALYLETEGEQQNHSEQQDGSGSGRQISALELASEQNRLWPTLSKEMQAERVQKEESTVFSQAIHYANRMSYLLLPLDTSKNRLLRSSGLGDVESVSNSYVTNSIAGSMAESYDTESGFEDAESSDVANSVVRFINRFVDKVCNESGVTNEHLKALHTMIPDIVQMHIETLDAVHRESKRLPPIQKPKLLRPTLLPGEELVMDAMRVHLIPDGREEATGLMGGPPLLPAEGAIFLTTYRLIFKGTPTDPLVGEQVVTRSFPIASLTKEKRISVTLPMDQYVQEGLQLRSSTFQLMKIAFDEEVASDLAEVFRKHMHKLRYPQHVQGTFAFTVGQCGKLVVEHKTKDKNQSLKTLSKNLVKSAKRTIGRQYVTRKKYSPPTWENRSSFQSELDEDEISVSEEVDQSSLTLSSTIRSSDRQTMSNVVERACCRDYQRLGLGTLSNSLTRSKNEPFRISTVNRMYTVCRSYPGLLIVPQSIPDTTIQRICRCYRQNRFPVVCWRNSRTKAVLLRSAGLHAKGVVGFFKSPNAPAAVPSQADSTSLEQEKYLQAIISSMPSYSENSGRNTLSGFTSTHMSTSDSSDKLRQPKIGALMKQVMGTKEDVPGTFSRGALGQRAKVISLSQPKVSGKARNPPRGKWGSIRGSGRLSAYNPDVGTRLAGKESPQPNGGPSEALFLRQQKAYLYIIGDKAQLKGGKQDSFQQWEVVPIEVCDVRQVKNSFKKLMKACVPSSPTTDPNMSFQRCLEESEWMALLHRVLQVSVLVVELLDTGSSVMVSLEDGWDVTTQVVSLVQLLSDPYYRTFDGFRLLVEKEWLSFGHRFSHRGAQTLGSQSSGFTPVFLQFLDCVHQIHLQFPMEFEFSQYYLKFLAYHYVSNRFRTFLLDSDYERIELGVLYEEKGERRSPQVCKSVWDYIDRLNKKTPMFYNYMFSPEDEEVLRPYTFISNLKVWDFYMEETLSEGPSYDWELRGRQERVAEETAEKPDTSGPKSQRRIVWPCYDSLSKAVPDAITKLLQDLQSLEAELGQTSEKWKDTWDKIKTTQRTEAKLESKPSFSSSLLMSSNLSHQRRSQGVYLQESGVGSSINLALDCEASATSTPVAGRPSTSTLYSQFQSTESENRSFEGILFKKGALLKPWKPRWFVLDKTKHQLRYYESRQDKECKGVIELADVESVIPGTPAMGAPKNIEEKAFFDLKTTKRVYNFCAQDSLNAQLWMDSVQSCLSDA; the protein is encoded by the exons tggaGGGTGAAGGTCAAGGTCGCATTCTCCAGAGGTTCCCTGAGAAAGACTGGGAGGACAGCCCGTTCCCACAAGGCATAGAGCTG TTCTGCCAGCCCAGCGGTTGGCAGCTGGTTCCTGAGCGGCAGCCCGCCTCCTTCTTTGTAGCGGTTTTGACTGATATCAACTCCGATCGTCACTACTGTGCCTGCTTCACCTTCTGGGAAGGCTTGGACAActcacag CTGCCAAAGGCCGAGACCAGCGAGGTGGACGAGGTGTATGAGGAGCCGGCTGTCGTCCAGCCAGCTCAGGTCTTTGCCCCCAAGAGCCTGGTGCTGGTGTCCCGACTGGACTACACCGAGGTGTTCAGG AACTGTCTGGGTCTGATCTACACCGTCCATGTAGATGGACTGTCTGTCCCCTTGGAAACGGTGATTGGAAATCTCCTCACCTGTGTCATCCCCATTGCTGGAGGCTCGCAG AGGACTATAACGTTAGGTGCTGGTGACCGGCAAGTTATCCAGACCCCCATCGATGACTCGCTTCCtgtcagtggcagcagcgtGGCCCAGCTCTTCAGACAGCTCG gtATCGTGAACGTGTTGTATCTGTTCTGCGCCGCCCTGACGGAACATAAGATCCTGTTCCTGTCCAGCAGCTACCAGAGACTAACGGACGCCTGCCGAGGACTGCTGGCCATCATGTTCCCCCTCAAGTACAG CTTCACCTACGTTCCCATCCTGCCAGGAAAACTACTAGAGGTCCTGAGCACCCCCACTCCCTTCATCATCGGCGTCAATTCATTCTTTCGCTCTGAGACACAAGAACTG TTGGACGTGATCATCGCCGACCTGGACGGCGGCACGGTGACCATCCCCGAGTGTGTCCACATCTCCCTGCTGCCTGAACCGCTCCTCCAGCAGACTCAGACTGCGCTGTCCATG GTTTTGGATCCAGAGCTGGAAGTCGCTGATCATGCCTTCCCCCCAACCTCCACACAACCCTCCGCACTCAAAATCCAG gataaGGAGATCCGGGCAGTTTTCCTGTGGCTGTTCGCTCGGCTCTTCCAGGGCTACCGCTGGTGTTTACACATCATCCGCATTCACCCGGATCCAGTGATTCGCTTCCACAAG GCTGCCTTCCTGTGTCAGAGGGCGCTGACAGAGGACGACTTCCTCATGAAGGTGTTGGATGGGATGGCGTTTGCAGGCTTCGTGTCAGAGAGGGGGCCTCCTTACAGAGCCACTGACCTGTTTGATGAC CTGGTAGCCAATCATGTGGAGCGGATACGACAAGAGGAGGCCTGTCCACACAAAGTCATGAACCATGTGAAGGAGCTGGCGGAGAAGCTCTTCAAAAAT GAGAATCCTTACCCCTCTGTGGCAATGCACAAAGTCCAGCGGCCATCAGAAAACAGCCAGAACACTGCACAGAATCAGACGCCCTTCCCTGGGCTGGACGACGTCGCAGTGCAGCTCTTCATCGACCACGCCGCCGCCAAGCTCAAGACTGCTCCTCCTGTTGTCAAAGCAGAGGTGAAGGGCATGGTGCCATCTGGACCCCCACTAG GAGACATCGTGGACAGGAACGGCAACGTGATGGCTAACAGCGCCCGCAGGCTGGAGGTGGTCAGGAACTGCATCACATACATCTTTGAGAACAAGATGCTGGAGGCCAAGAAG TTAATGCCAGCTGTACTGCGGGCATTGAAGGGTCGGGCAGCCCGGGTTTGCTTGACCCAGGAGCTCAATCAGCATGTCCTCCAAAACCGAGCTGTGCTGGATGACCAGCAGTTTGACTACATTGTCCGAATGATGAACTGCACCCTACAG GACTGCTCGCATATCGATGAACACGGTATTGCCGCCGCCCTCCTTCCGCTGGTCACGGCCTTCTGCAGA AAACTGGGTGCAGGCATCACACAGTTTGCCTACAGCTGCGTACAGGAGCACATGGTGTGGACCACCATGCAGTTCTGGGAGGCCATGTTCTACAGTGACGTCCAGAACCACATCAGAGCTCTGTACCTGGAGACCgagggagagcagcagaacCACTCT GAGCAGCAGGATGGGTCAGGCAGTGGGAGGCAAATTAGCGCCTTGGAGCTGGCATCAGAGCAGAACCGGCTGTGGCCGACGCTCAGCAAGGAAATGCAGGCGGAGCGCGTGCAGAAGGAGGAGAGCACGGTGTTCAGCCAGGCCATCCACTACGCCAACAGGATGAGCTACCTGCTGCTACCGCTGGACACCAGCAAGAACCGCCTGCTGAGGAGCTCCGGCCTCGGAGACGTGGAGAGTGTCAGCAACAGCTATGTCACAAACAG TATTGCAGGCAGCATGGCGGAAAGCTACGACACAGAGAGTGGCTTCGAAGATGCTGAGAGCTCAGACGTGGCCAACTCTGTGGTGCGCTTTATTAACCGCTTCGTAGACAAAGTGTGCAATGAGAGCGGCGTGACCAACGAGCACCTGAAGGCTCTCCACACCATGATACCAG ATATCGTTCAGATGCACATCGAGACATTAGATGCAGTCCACAGGGAGAGTAAGAGACTGCCTCCGATCCAAAAG CCTAAACTTCTGAGGCCAACACTATTACCCGGTGAGGAGCTGGTGATGGACGCCATGCGGGTCCACCTCATCCCTGACGGGCGTGAGGAGGCTACGGGGCTAATGGGAGGTCCGCCTCTGCTCCCTGCTGAGGGCGCCATCTTCCTCACTACCTACCGGCTCATCTTCAAGGGCACACCCACTGACCCCCTGG TGGGTGAGCAGGTGGTGACTCGCTCGTTCCCCATCGCCTCTCTGACCAAGGAGAAGAGAATCTCTGTCACTTTACCCATGGACCAGTATGTCCAGGAGGGACTACAGCTGCGGTCCTCCACCTTCCAG CTGATGAAGATTGCGTTCGACGAGGAGGTCGCGTCAGACCTGGCAGAGGTTTTCAGGAAGCACATGCACAAGCTGCGCTATCCTCAGCACGTCCAGGGCACCTTTGCCTTCACTGTGGGTCAGTGCGGGAAGTTGGTGGTGGAGCACAAGACCAAGGACAAGAACCAGTCGCTCAA GACGCTTTCCAAAAACCTGGTGAAGAGTGCGAAGAGGACCATCGGCCGGCAGTATGTGACCAGGAAGAAGTACTCTCCCCCCACCTGGGAGAACAGGAGCAGCTTCCAGTCAGAGCTGGATGAGGATGAAATCTCAG TTTCAGAGGAAGTGGACCAGagctccctcaccctctcctccaccatccGCTCCTCCGACAGACAGACGATGAGCAACGTGGTGGAGCGCGCCTGTTGCCGCGACTACCAGCGCCTGGGTCTGGGCACGCTCAGCAACAGCCTGACGCGCTCTAAGAATGAGCCTTTCAGGATTTCAACTGTCAACCGCATGTACACCGTCTGCAGGAG ctacCCCGGCCTGCTGATTGTGCCTCAGAGCATTCCAGACACGACCATCCAGAGGATCTGCCGCTGCTACCGGCAGAATCGCTTCCCTGTAGTTTGCTGGAGGAATTCACGAACCAAGGCCGTCCTGCTACGGTCTGCAGGCCTCCACGCAAAGGGGGTGGTGGGCTTCTTCAAGTCCCCGAACGCCCCTGCTGCag tgccCTCGCAGGCTGACTCCACCAGTCTGGAGCAGGAGAAGTACCTGCAGGCCATCATCAGCTCCATGCCCTCTTACAGTGAGAACAGCGGCAGGAACACACTCAGCGGCTTCACCTCGACACATATGAGCACCTCTG ACTCCTCAGATAAGCTGCGGCAGCCCAAGATCGGTGCTCTGATGAAACAGGTGATGGGCACCAAGGAGGATGTTCCTGGAACcttcagcagaggag CTCTGGGTCAAAGGGCCAAAgtcatctccctctctcagccCAAAGTGTCTGGCAAGGCCAGGAACCCTCCTAGAG GTAAATGGGGCAGTATCCGGGGCAGCGGGCGTCTAAGTGCCTACAACCCAGACGTGGGGACGCGTCTGGCAGGGAAAGAGTCTCCACAGCCCAACGGAGGGCCGAGCGAGGCTCTGTTCCTCCGCCAGCAGAAGGCCTACCTCTACATCATCGGAGACAAGGCCCAGCTGAAG GGAGGGAAACAGGACTCGTTCCAGCAGTGGGAGGTGGTTCCCATCGAGGTATGTGACGTGCGGCAGGTGAAGAACAGCTTCAAGAAGCTGATGAAGGCCTGCGTGCCAAGCTCCCCCACCACTGACCCCAACATGAGCTTCCAGCGCTGCCTGGAGGAGTCCGAGTGGATGGCTCTG ctacACAGGGTGCTGCAGGTGTCTGTCCTGGTGGTGGAGCTTCTGGATACGGGCTCGTCGGTCATGGTTAGCCTGGAGGACGGCTGGGACGTCACCACGCAG gtgGTGTCCCTGGTGCAGCTGTTGTCTGATCCATACTACAGAACCTTTGACGGCTTTCGGCTGCTGGTGGAGAAGGAGTGGCTGTCATTCGGCCACAGATTCAGCCACCGTGGAGCGCAGACCCTGGGCAGCCAGAGCAGCGGCTTCACCCCCGTCTTCCTGCAGTTCCTCGACTGTGTGCACCAG ATCCACCTGCAGTTTCCCATGGAGTTTGAGTTCAGTCAGTATTACCTGAAGTTCCTGGCCTACCACTACGTGTCCAACCGCTTCCGCACCTTCCTGCTCGACTCCGACTACGAACGCATAGAGCTGG GGGTGCTGTATGAGGAGAAAGGTGAGAGGAGAAGCCCCCAGGTGTGCAAGTCCGTGTGGGATTACATCGATAGACTCAACAAGAAAACGCCCATGTTCTACAACTACATGTTCTCTCCTGAAGACGAGGAG gtgctgCGGCCGTACACCTTCATCTCCAACCTGAAGGTGTGGGACTTCTACATGGAGGAGACTCTGTCGGAGGGGCCCTCCTACGACTGGGAGCTGAGGGGCCGGCAGGAGCGCGTGGCGGAGGAGACGGCGGAGAAACCCGACACGAGCGGGCCAAAGTCCCAGCGGCGCATCGTGTGGCCGTGCTACGACAGCCTGAGCAAGGCGGTGCCTGACGCCATCACCAAGCTGCTGCAGGACCTGCAGAGCCTGGAGGCTGAGCTGGGCCAGACGTCAGAGAAGTGGAAGGACACGTGGGACAAAATCAAGACCACACAGAGAACCGAGGCCAAACTGGAAAGCAAG CCGTCGTTCTCCAGCTCCCTGCTGATGTCGTCCAACCTCAGCCACCAGCGCCGCTCTCAGGGTGTCTACCTGCAGGAGAGTGGCGTGGGCTCCTCCATCAACCTGGCTCTGGACTGCGAGGCCAGCGCCACCTCCACGCCTGTCGCCGGCCGGCCCAGCACCAGCACGCTGTACAGCCAGTTCCAGAGCACCGAGAGCGAGAACAG GAGTTTTGAAGGCATCCTGTTTAAGAAAGGGGCATTGTTGAAACCCTGGAAGCCGCGGTGGTTTGTGCTGGACAAGACCAAGCATCAG CTGAGATACTACGAGAGCAGGCAGGACAAGGAGTGTAAAGGGGTGATCGAGCTGGCTGATGTGGAGTCCGTCATTCCAGGAACACCTGCCATGGGAGCGCCGAAAAACATTGAAGAGAAAGCCTTCTTTGAT CTCAAGACGACCAAACGAGTGTACAACTTCTGTGCCCAGGACAGCCTGAACGCACAGCTGTGGATGGACAGTGTTCAGAGCTGCCTGTCAGACGCCTGA